From a single Solanum dulcamara chromosome 4, daSolDulc1.2, whole genome shotgun sequence genomic region:
- the LOC129885594 gene encoding reticulon-like protein B11 — translation MGDNRQSFVHHALGGGSVADVLLWRRWCASVTLLVSSTALWILFERAGYNVLSFVANVMLLLVVILFFWAKSASLLNRPLPPIPDLEVHEESVVKAADMMRVWINHVLMIAHDIAIGGNLKLFVKVSLVLWLISYVGSFFNLLTFIYMGILFSLSVPLLYDKYQTQIDDKLIIAQKVIQTQYRKIDDNVLRKISRSSNKEKKTQ, via the exons ATGGGAGATAATCGTCAATCTTTTGTCCATCATGCTCTAGGTGGTGGCTCAG TAGCGGATGTGCTGCTGTGGAGGAGATGGTGTGCTAGTGTTACTCTGCTTGTCAGTTCTACTGCGCTTTGGATTCTGTTTGAGCGAGCTGGATATAATGTCCTTTCCTTTGTTGCCAATGTTATGTTGCTTCTAGTTGTGATTCTCTTCTTCTGGGCTAAATCTGCCTCACTTCTTAACAG GCCTTTACCTCCTATCCCTGATTTGGAGGTTCATGAGGAATCTGTGGTAAAGGCTGCTGACATGATGCGTGTTTGGATCAATCATGTCCTGATGATTGCCCATGATATTGCTATTGGTGGGAATTTAAAACTTTTTGTTAAG GTTTCACTTGTCTTGTGGCTGATATCTTATGTTGGTAGTTTCTTCAACCTTCTCACTTTCATATACATGG GAATTCTTTTTAGCTTGTCTGTGCCTCTGTTGTACGACAAGTATCAAACTCAAATTGATGACAAGCTTATTATAGCACAAAAGGTCATTCAGACACAGTACAGGAAAATTGATGATAATGTACTGAGAAAGATCTCAAGGTCTTCAAATAAGGAAAAGAAGACTCAGTAA
- the LOC129885596 gene encoding uncharacterized protein LOC129885596, whose protein sequence is MSSSGRSAAVAAGDLQIVPASNMQVAALPPRPPASSSTALVEYTPPAANPEEEDLEIKLRRILECVPVRVSNTSGSSAGSGSGDFHQYRQMRRREQDRLARMDVDYQRRKEVTEFNLRREEKLKAAEERTAKKRAKRQKKKQRKKEKKSNSGAGGEENRIEESSGDDEADSDNN, encoded by the exons ATGTCATCGTCGGGTCGATCAGCGGCCGTAGCAGCCGGAGATTTACAGATTGTTCCTGCATCGAACATGCAGGTGGCTGCTCTACCTCCTCGACCTCCTGCTTCTTCTTCAACCGCTCTTGTGGAATACACGCCACCTGCGGCTAATCCTGAAGAGGAGGATCTCGAGATCAAGCTCCGTCGTATACTTGAATGTGTGCCTGTACGGGTTAGCAATACATCTGGTAGTTCTGCCGGTTCTGGCTCTGGCGACTTTCATCAG TATCGGCAGATGAGACGGAGAGAACAAGACCGACTTGCAAGGATGGACGTTGACTACCAGAGAAGGAAAGAAGTTACTGAATTCAACttgagaagagaagaaaaattaaaagcTGCGGAAGAGCGGACAGCAAAGAAACGCGCAAAGCGTCAGAAGAAAAAGCAgaggaagaaggagaagaagagtaATTCTGGTGCAGGCGGTGAAGAAAACCGTATAGAAGAGTCGTCTGGTGATGATGAAGCTGACTCCGATAACAACTAA